The Peribacillus sp. FSL E2-0218 genome contains a region encoding:
- a CDS encoding amidohydrolase, protein MLKHVQETMVDEVISWRRHFHENPELSYEEHETSEYIYTILSALSGLEVTRPTKTSVMAVLKGDKAAAQKQNIIAFRADIDALPIEEETELECKSRNPGVMHACGHDAHAAMLLGAAKILSEKKAAINGEIRFIFQHAEEVLPGGAQELVKKGVMEGVDFAFALHVTPYERTGTICLRDGVFCAAADDFEIKIIGQGGHASTPELTIDPLMIGAEMTTNIQNIVSRKISALRAPVISITQFHAGSALNVIPEYAEIGGTIRSLHSDSRVKAREYLEQIVKGVTEAHGARYELTWHLGYPAVVNDKAAVDISRTVMGEIFEEKQIIVVDDPMFGTEDFSAFSEIVPASMQFLGVHSDELGKAYPLHHPKFKIDERALEYGVRYFVGIADKLCGQQPSIKGSMAGEPKTGNMAE, encoded by the coding sequence ATGTTGAAGCATGTACAGGAGACGATGGTTGATGAGGTGATTTCGTGGAGACGCCATTTTCACGAAAACCCTGAACTCTCGTACGAGGAGCACGAGACTTCAGAATATATCTACACGATATTGAGCGCCCTTTCAGGATTAGAAGTGACTAGGCCGACCAAGACAAGCGTCATGGCGGTTCTCAAAGGAGACAAGGCTGCGGCGCAAAAACAGAATATCATCGCATTTCGTGCAGATATTGATGCTCTTCCGATCGAAGAGGAAACAGAATTGGAATGTAAATCAAGAAATCCTGGCGTCATGCATGCATGCGGACATGATGCGCATGCAGCGATGTTATTGGGTGCGGCCAAAATCCTTTCTGAAAAAAAAGCAGCCATCAATGGGGAAATCAGGTTCATTTTCCAGCACGCCGAAGAGGTTTTGCCAGGGGGAGCTCAAGAGTTGGTGAAAAAAGGGGTCATGGAAGGAGTCGATTTTGCATTTGCCCTTCATGTTACTCCTTATGAAAGAACAGGGACGATATGTTTAAGGGACGGAGTGTTCTGTGCAGCAGCAGATGACTTTGAAATCAAGATCATTGGTCAGGGCGGACATGCTTCGACCCCTGAATTGACGATCGACCCGCTAATGATCGGTGCAGAAATGACAACCAATATTCAAAACATCGTCTCCAGAAAGATTTCCGCCCTTAGGGCACCCGTCATTTCAATCACTCAGTTTCATGCTGGAAGTGCGCTCAATGTCATTCCGGAATATGCTGAAATCGGCGGTACGATTCGCTCCTTACACTCCGATAGCCGAGTGAAGGCTAGGGAGTACTTGGAGCAAATCGTCAAAGGTGTTACCGAGGCTCATGGAGCAAGATACGAATTAACTTGGCATTTAGGTTATCCAGCCGTAGTGAATGATAAGGCTGCCGTTGATATTTCGCGAACGGTCATGGGAGAGATTTTTGAAGAAAAACAGATCATTGTGGTCGATGATCCGATGTTTGGAACGGAAGATTTTTCGGCGTTTTCAGAAATCGTTCCAGCTTCCATGCAGTTCCTTGGGGTTCATAGTGATGAGTTGGGAAAAGCTTACCCTTTACACCATCCTAAATTTAAAATCGACGAAAGGGCCTTGGAGTATGGTGTAAGATATTTTGTCGGGATTGCCGATAAATTGTGCGGTCAGCAGCCATCCATTAAAGGAAGCATGGCGGGTGAGCCAAAAACGGGTAACATGGCCGAATGA